ATCGTGAATCCCTTCTGCACCTTTTGGAAACCAATACACCACATTGCAGCACCATCCTATAAAAAACAATGTAGTGCACTATAATAAGCGGCATGCAAATCACAAGAACTACTGAACTACTCTTACTTAggcaagaagaagaatgtgatCAACAAAGAGAAAGACATAATTACCAGGAAACCATAATGTATAAGATACTGTTCTGGTTTTAAAACCATGGATGCTCCACCCATGAAATTGAAACTGACTTGAGGAAATATATCACCTAGGCTGAATGAGAAAAAATCCAAATGACATCTTAGAAATCATAGTAgtgcaaaatatcctttttatgAACAAAGAGAAATAGGCATAAAAATACACTTTATTAAAATATTGAGTCAGAATTGAAATAACCTGGTTGGGACGAGATAACACtgatttcctttggaaataatggGTTTGGAAAACTGTGACACAGTGGTTGTTATCTACACATTCATTGACATATTTAACATCAGGGGCAATAAAATCACGGGACTTGGTTACAATCAAGAGTTGtatttcaaaagttcaaaagaGGTAAAACAGAACTTACAGCATTGAGAAAGGGATCATAAGCTTCTTGAACAAGGTATGCCAATGTAGTACCAGAATCAACTATAGTTCCTCGGTTGGTAGCTGTTGCAAATACATTTTGATCGATTGGGAGAAGTTGTCCGTTGACAGCAATGCTTTGAAGATTTAAGTTGTAATGAGGCCTGAAATTCGATCAACACCGGGCAGTATGTCTGATATAGCACAGATCAATATACTGATATAAACTGCAAGTTATTTCACAAAGGAAATAATGGCATGATAAGCATTTTAAGAACTCTATTTTCTGATGAGAGCCATATTACCTTTCAGCAAATTGCAATTGAGATTAAAAGATTACAGTTCAATTACATGCCAAACATTTTCATGTCTTACCAAACAAAATGGTGATTCATTAGTTAACTTTCAAGTTTTAAGCTTACAACTAACAGTGCTTATTTTATGTTTCATGTCATCTAAACTATTATACATTCATACTTACCAAACAAGCAATTAATTTTTGAAAGTGATTCAAATACCtagtttcataatttttttttttttgcataaatgAATAGAACTTATACTTTCCCTTCATGTCAATGTGATGCAATATTTGGGGACATTTTGTTCACCAACTGAGTTGGGAGAAGAAAACAAAGAAGGAAATGAAGAGAGAACATACTGTAATGGGACAAGTGGAGTATAAACAATATTTGGCTCCAAAATTTCACCAAGAACCAGAATACCCCCTCCATTGCCCTCTCCTTTTAAGCAATGAGAGAACACTTTGGGTGTCATGCCTTTTGATGACAATTGTGATATAACAGATAAAGCACCGGGGCCAAACCCAAAAATTCCATCAACCGCTTTTTCTGTCCGAGCTAAATCCCCAGATTGATAGGTGCTACAACTGTTTCCGAAAGAACCATCCCAATAAGATCAATTAAAACCATTTACCAGTTCCAATCTTTCAAAATTTAACCAATTAACAAGATTTGCTATATAATATGTATGCAATAACTATCAGTTTGATCCACAATATTTTTTTACCAATGAAATTCAAAATGTAATATTCACCCAAAATGATTTTCTCTTTATATTTTCCCAACCCTATAATCTACATTGAGTACACCCTCCCTACCATACCATTAATAACATGAGAATTGAGGACTCACCCAAAAAGGacagtagaagaagagttagaaaaCACAGACTGTCCCATGATCACGTCAAAATACATGGCATCATAAACATAATAACCAGACGTCCCACTTCCATCCCCATACTGAAAGGTATAGCTGCACTGATTAACCTGAGATGAGCACTGACTTGAGGCAGTTTGAACCGCATAAGAACACACCGGATCCGAGCAGGAAACCAATGCAGCAGTCGACGAGCTAGCCGTGTCAAAGAAATTGAGCTCAATCTACATAATAGACAACAATCACATTAAGCATTAAACACTAATAACAAAACTCTCCCCATTCCATTTTAACCGCCAATTGAGGTTCATATACCCTACCAAATAAATCaacaaattttgttatttttcataaaatcattagcctttttctattatacccttgtTAGTTTATATTCTCATTGCATCAATTTCTCTCTCCGTCCTAAAATAGTAAGAGTACAATTAACATAAAAAACAATGAACGCCACTTTAAACTTTCAAATAACACATAGATAAATAGTAACCTCAACAACACCGACACCACCGAAAAAAAAGTGTCAGAAACTGacaccgacacctctgaaaaaaagtGTCTCCATGTCAGTGTCAGAAACTTACACCGACatctttgaaaaaaaggtgtttccaTGTCAGTGTCAGAAACTGACACCGACATCTTTGAAAAAAGGTGTCTCCATGTCAGTGGTGTCAGTATCCGAAACTGATACAACAGTTGTTgtaattatgttaatttattcatTCTCAAATTATTATCTATATCGACGTGTTAGTACCGCTATCACTCTCAGTGTCATGTTTCTGGTGTCCTGTGCTTAAGAGATAGTAACACAATATGAAGAAAATTAATCAACAAAAGCACAAAATCCTCACCCCTAAGCCACTAGATTGGGGGCAATTATTGCAAGTATTGCAATTAAGCCACAAGATATCACTTCCAGTATCAATCTGAACGTAAAATTCTTTGGCAGGAGAACCCATCTTCACTTTCGTGAAATACAGCCTGCACAACCATTCCAAGATTATCACAACATAACAAAAAAACACTCAaactcaaaaataataataatcaatgttAACAAAATGGAAGAAAGATTGAACACGAATGCATGAAGATTGAAAAAGAATTACCCAACTAAGTAAGGATCGGAGGTTCCTTGGACTGAGAAGTCGAGAATGCCAGAATCTTGCAAGATTCGACCGTGACGAGCTCTGTCGCGAGCTCTGAGAGTCGCCAGTTCGACATGGTGGTTGAGAGGGATAGTCCGTTCAAGAGGAAGAAAACTCAACGGAGAACTGCCGTACACAACCGTAACCGTCACCGCCAATGCGGCCAAGGCCGCCAGTGTGGAAACACAACCCCGCATTTTTGTATTtcgtgttttttatttttcaatggcaACGGTCACGCAGTGTAGAAATTAGAAAGGAAGAATTAGAATGAAGAGTTAAAGAGACGCTGGGTCAAGTCAATTGAGAATGGAATTTTTGGTATtcttgttttttctttctttctgttttttatttaatttttcagaGTGGGACATGTCTTGACTCATGACTCATGACTCATGAACCCCTCTTCCACGTTAGAGACACCTTTCTTTAGATAAATGTTTGGATAACAAATTAAATACATTTTCCCTCCTCATATCTAGATATATAAAGCAATTTATGTATAACTTATACTCATGTTGAAGAAATTTATGAATTTTGACAAACACTTAAACTATTACTccatccgttttttattataagtcgttttagacttttcacacagattaagaaaaataataattattgtatgaaaatgaaaaattatgaaggattttacaaaattatctttcattaatgacatgtggaagataaatttatataattgaaaggagagagaataataaatatttaaggatataataggaaaaatagcattaattattcattggaattgtaaagcaacttatatttaaatacaatttttttccccaaacgacttataataaaaaacggagggagtaaagaATATTTCTAATCAAATAAGAATGTAAGATTTATTAATAGAAAGCTTTGTAATCTATTATCCGATTAAGATTTTTTATGGTTTAACCTAATTGATTAGAGTATTGTTTCTAAACGATCAATCAAgtaaatgaattgattttttaagctaaactttttcttatataaatGAGTATTTATTTTCGTCACTTCAAAATGACAATTTTTTTTGATATACTACTCTTACATCTCATTCATTCTTCGTCTTTAATTTGTTTCGTTCACTATAAATTGCCTTAGTCCTGCGAGAATGAAAAACTTCATCTTAGAGTTGTATTGTTATATTGATGTGCTCAATTTGTTTACTCAAGGATTTAGTTATCTTGTGATTTTGTATAAGACTTGAAAGCTGCAAGTTAAACCTATACAAAGCTTAATGTAAGGTTGTTGGATTGAGTTTGTGTAAAATTTCAAGTTGTTGATTGTGAAAATTTCACGAGGAAACATTTGAGGACTGGAGTAGGGTGCATGGTTTAAGGTCAAACCATGACAATCTCTAGTTTGACCTCTCTAACTATTTCACTTAATTGTCTCGCCTTTTATTTATTTCACTCCTTAATCTGTGCTTTTACCATATTCTTGAAATTAATCAACGTAAAATCAGCCTAttgtttaaaatgtttttgaaattctATTATTATAATTCATCTCCTTCTTCTTGTGCTTAGAGTCGCTTGTCAACAATATTTACTCATTAAAGTACTTGACCATTGATTAAAGATGATGATAAGTTTCTAACCTAAAGTCGGGTAACTTACTTTCTTGATTGATTTAACATCTTCAAAACCCACACCATTTGCAGAACAAATGGTGCAAACATTGTTCAAAGATACATTACTACACAAATGACATTTCACATCAGGTGGAGTAAGTCCCTCACATGGTGTGGCCTTCGAGGTAACATAAAGTGTTATGGTAAGTTTGTCACTTTTCACAATGGTCGACTCACTGAGGTGAAAAACAACGTATTTATCACCATTGTTAGCAAGTGTAGCCGAAAGGATAACCCTTGTATCCATTATTTTTCACATCGGTTCTGAAGCTAAACTAATGTGAAATACCTTGCTTTTTCACTTCAGCCAGGTTGTAACTAGTGGGATATCCCTTGTATACATTGCATTTCACATCAATTATAAAGCTTAATTGATGTGAAATCTTTGGTATTTTTAGAGGAACATGTGTGATGACACTCTAAGCCCCTTAAGCGAGGCGTTTAGAGGAGCTTGTTTGATGAGACTCTAAGTCTCTTAGTCGAGGAGTGGAGAGTTGAGTCTATCGGGCAAGACTCTAGTCGAATCCCTGAGACtagactttaagttgagtctcTTGGGCCAAACTTCAGTTGAGTCCATCAGCTAAGACTTTAAGCTAAGCCTATCTTAT
The sequence above is a segment of the Vicia villosa cultivar HV-30 ecotype Madison, WI unplaced genomic scaffold, Vvil1.0 ctg.003769F_1_1, whole genome shotgun sequence genome. Coding sequences within it:
- the LOC131641461 gene encoding aspartic proteinase 36-like, which translates into the protein MRGCVSTLAALAALAVTVTVVYGSSPLSFLPLERTIPLNHHVELATLRARDRARHGRILQDSGILDFSVQGTSDPYLVGLYFTKVKMGSPAKEFYVQIDTGSDILWLNCNTCNNCPQSSGLGIELNFFDTASSSTAALVSCSDPVCSYAVQTASSQCSSQVNQCSYTFQYGDGSGTSGYYVYDAMYFDVIMGQSVFSNSSSTVLFGCSTYQSGDLARTEKAVDGIFGFGPGALSVISQLSSKGMTPKVFSHCLKGEGNGGGILVLGEILEPNIVYTPLVPLQPHYNLNLQSIAVNGQLLPIDQNVFATATNRGTIVDSGTTLAYLVQEAYDPFLNAITTTVSQFSKPIISKGNQCYLVPTSLGDIFPQVSFNFMGGASMVLKPEQYLIHYGFLDGAAMWCIGFQKVQKGFTILGDLVLKDKIFVYDLANQRIGWTDYDCSLSVNVSVATSKSKDAYINAGQMSVSSSHDGFLSKLLLISIAAFLLHITLFIEPQFL